One Akkermansiaceae bacterium genomic region harbors:
- a CDS encoding right-handed parallel beta-helix repeat-containing protein translates to MNMIHYGIATVLATTQFALGVTVHVAPDGDDSNPGTEAKPFATLERARDAARGARKSTVILAAGTYRRTTTFELNAKDSGTTFRAAAGADVRISGSLDVPPRVVKPVTNKSVLGRLLPEVKDKVLEIDLHGHGIKDFGEVGPRGFRRPYIPAPLELIVNGEPLALAQWPNPGTPGEPIGKVLDKGSVTRNGEKPVRGGTFMFKTDRPARWTHARDIWITGLFQNGYADNTVKVKSIDIRKKTLTTVHPHMYGFASGRSWNRWTALNLIEEIDLPGEFCADRESGKLYFLPPVGVDLEQADLKITMLQEPMVAIEGASNVVFEGITFENARGMGIYIERGADNRIQNCMLRNFGMIAVCIGKGISPDPDYRHGFTGKPISRALGSWHEHIYDNILFDREAGTGHGIVSCDIYNIGEGAVSLGGGDRKTLTPAGNFVQNCDIRRFNRWDRTYRGGVNIDGVGNRISHCEIHQAPALAIYLHGNDHIIEYNDVHHVMLEGDDMGAFYMGRDPTERGNVFRYNYWHHLAPAHMTWCLYFDDSGGDSSQVIGNVFYRAGNRSTVFIPGGSDFKIENNIFINCRRAVEPQRFRGNQSAIFKKRVAEVEHDKGVWAERYPEFVDYWKKPKPHNNSVKNNWETTDTDARFVDPANGDFSLKPGADTGIPDWKPIPFQKIGLYLGDGRSSLPFGTPKIHAADDVFFDAMEVELKVPRNAEAVVYTTDGSEPDASSKRYAGPVRLTEGTTITARALGAGSPPKLSPPVRRTFTRVDPAMVVAKINFQPAGKASPDGWAVDDGASYGKRGGLSYGWTKDNKASARRRGKMDDDLRDTLVHFTAGVSWQLSVPDGRYRVIVCSGDSEFHSDKAVLAVEGVRVLDHRKLAARQFDVSVTEVEVKDGQLSLSSDDSPAGPGLTRVNFLIVERMP, encoded by the coding sequence ATGAACATGATCCACTACGGTATCGCGACCGTGCTCGCGACCACACAATTCGCCCTGGGGGTGACGGTGCATGTGGCGCCTGATGGCGACGACTCGAACCCGGGCACCGAAGCCAAGCCGTTCGCCACGCTCGAACGCGCCCGCGACGCGGCCCGGGGGGCAAGAAAATCCACCGTGATTCTCGCCGCGGGCACCTACCGGCGCACCACGACCTTTGAACTCAATGCAAAGGATTCCGGCACCACCTTCCGTGCTGCAGCCGGGGCGGATGTCCGTATTTCCGGCAGCCTGGACGTGCCCCCGCGTGTGGTGAAGCCCGTGACCAACAAGTCGGTCCTCGGGCGACTTTTGCCGGAGGTGAAGGACAAGGTGCTGGAAATCGATCTGCACGGACACGGCATCAAGGACTTCGGTGAGGTTGGGCCGCGCGGATTCCGGCGACCCTATATCCCGGCGCCGCTGGAGCTGATTGTCAACGGGGAACCGCTGGCCCTCGCCCAGTGGCCGAACCCCGGCACCCCCGGTGAACCGATTGGCAAGGTGCTGGACAAGGGCTCCGTGACCCGCAACGGTGAAAAACCCGTGCGTGGCGGCACTTTCATGTTCAAGACAGACCGCCCGGCGCGCTGGACCCACGCCAGGGACATCTGGATCACCGGGCTTTTTCAAAACGGTTACGCGGACAACACCGTGAAGGTGAAGTCCATCGACATCCGGAAGAAGACGCTGACCACCGTCCACCCGCACATGTATGGTTTCGCCTCCGGCAGGTCATGGAACCGCTGGACCGCGCTGAACCTGATCGAGGAAATCGATCTCCCCGGCGAGTTTTGTGCCGACAGGGAGTCCGGTAAACTTTACTTCCTGCCTCCGGTCGGTGTGGATTTGGAACAGGCGGATTTGAAGATCACCATGTTGCAGGAGCCGATGGTGGCCATCGAGGGGGCAAGCAATGTGGTGTTCGAGGGGATTACATTTGAAAACGCGCGCGGCATGGGAATCTACATCGAACGCGGTGCCGACAACCGCATCCAAAACTGCATGCTGCGCAACTTCGGGATGATTGCCGTTTGCATCGGCAAGGGGATCTCGCCGGACCCGGACTATCGCCATGGCTTCACCGGCAAACCGATTTCCCGCGCACTCGGCTCCTGGCATGAGCACATCTACGATAACATCCTCTTCGACCGCGAGGCCGGCACGGGGCACGGGATCGTCAGTTGTGACATCTACAACATCGGCGAGGGCGCGGTCTCGCTCGGCGGCGGCGACCGGAAAACACTGACACCCGCCGGGAACTTCGTGCAGAACTGCGACATCCGCCGCTTCAACCGCTGGGACCGGACGTATCGCGGCGGTGTCAATATCGATGGCGTGGGCAACCGCATCTCCCACTGCGAAATCCACCAGGCGCCCGCGCTTGCGATTTACCTGCACGGCAACGATCACATCATCGAGTACAACGACGTGCACCACGTCATGCTCGAGGGCGACGACATGGGTGCCTTCTACATGGGGCGCGATCCCACCGAGCGTGGCAACGTCTTCCGCTACAACTACTGGCACCACCTGGCGCCGGCGCACATGACGTGGTGTCTCTATTTCGATGATTCCGGCGGCGACTCCAGCCAGGTGATCGGTAATGTGTTTTATCGGGCCGGCAACCGCAGCACGGTGTTCATTCCCGGCGGCAGTGACTTCAAAATAGAGAACAACATCTTCATCAACTGCCGCAGGGCGGTGGAGCCACAGAGGTTCCGGGGCAACCAGTCGGCGATATTCAAAAAACGCGTGGCAGAGGTGGAACACGACAAAGGTGTCTGGGCGGAACGCTACCCCGAGTTTGTCGATTACTGGAAAAAACCGAAGCCACACAACAACTCCGTTAAAAACAACTGGGAAACCACCGATACGGACGCGCGCTTTGTCGATCCCGCCAATGGTGACTTCTCCCTCAAACCCGGCGCCGACACCGGCATCCCGGACTGGAAACCGATCCCGTTTCAAAAAATCGGCCTCTACCTGGGCGACGGGCGTTCCTCGCTGCCATTCGGTACACCGAAGATCCACGCGGCTGATGACGTGTTTTTCGACGCCATGGAGGTGGAGCTGAAGGTGCCCAGGAACGCCGAGGCTGTTGTTTACACCACCGACGGGAGCGAACCCGACGCCAGCTCGAAACGTTACGCCGGACCAGTTAGATTGACCGAGGGCACCACCATCACGGCGCGGGCGCTGGGGGCGGGAAGTCCTCCGAAACTCAGCCCGCCGGTTCGCCGGACGTTCACCAGGGTGGACCCCGCAATGGTTGTGGCGAAGATCAATTTCCAGCCCGCCGGGAAAGCGTCGCCGGACGGATGGGCAGTTGACGACGGAGCTTCCTACGGCAAGCGCGGCGGCCTGTCCTACGGCTGGACCAAGGACAACAAGGCGTCGGCCCGCCGCAGGGGCAAAATGGATGACGACCTGAGGGACACCCTGGTGCATTTCACCGCCGGGGTTTCCTGGCAGTTGTCGGTGCCTGACGGGCGCTACCGCGTGATCGTTTGCTCCGGTGATTCCGAGTTCCATTCGGACAAGGCGGTGCTGGCGGTCGAGGGTGTCAGGGTTCTCGACCACAGGAAACTTGCCGCCCGACAGTTTGACGTCTCCGTGACGGAGGTCGAGGTGAAGGACGGGCAGCTCAGCCTGAGCTCCGACGACAGCCCGGCGGGCCCGGGGCTAACAAGAGTCAATTTTCTCATTGTCGAGCGTATGCCCTGA
- a CDS encoding trypsin-like peptidase domain-containing protein: MLALLTPMQMVMAQQTPSNPLAPLPAQPAPPTPQVQSIYGSIVRIEAATQVPDYREPWKAGRFSGGIGTGFLIGPNLFLTNAHVVSNARRLLITMHGSAQKHPARIVHIAHDCDLALLEVQDFTPFKGLAYLQIGDVPKLESQVRVIGYPVGGNRISVTRGVVSRIDFSAYSHTRSDQHLVVQIDAAINPGNSGGPVLQDGKVVGVAFQGLRSADNTGYMIPTPVVRRFLKDIEDGRYDKYVDIGIAEFPLFNPAMRKKFGLGPSSPGVLVAAVTPDGPCDGVLENNDILTAINGNPVDAAGNILIDDEKVNMNEIVERKFSGDTIQLSILRSGKTMSLDCTLKPFPPSQMYSVQYGVTPRYTTFAGLVFQPLDRNLYAAHSFTNTRVRRLFAHYIDEAIFKEREDIVILTSVLTDPVNTHVSGHAGTAIESINGVKITSLQQVHDLLHPKETPGFFIIKCEGLERPIVIPGNKAAESSQRTETNYGITAPAYLGN, translated from the coding sequence ATGCTCGCTCTGTTAACCCCCATGCAGATGGTCATGGCCCAGCAGACCCCATCGAATCCACTGGCTCCCCTTCCCGCCCAGCCTGCACCCCCTACTCCCCAGGTGCAGAGTATCTACGGCTCGATTGTCCGCATCGAAGCCGCGACACAGGTCCCCGACTACCGCGAGCCATGGAAGGCGGGTCGGTTCAGCGGCGGTATCGGCACCGGTTTCCTGATCGGACCCAACCTCTTTCTCACCAATGCCCACGTGGTCTCCAACGCACGCCGATTGCTGATCACCATGCACGGCTCGGCCCAAAAGCATCCTGCTAGAATCGTCCACATCGCCCACGACTGCGATCTCGCCTTACTTGAAGTCCAGGACTTCACGCCATTCAAAGGGCTGGCGTATTTGCAAATCGGGGACGTACCCAAACTCGAAAGCCAGGTGCGCGTCATCGGCTATCCGGTCGGCGGCAATCGTATTTCCGTGACCCGGGGGGTGGTTTCCAGGATCGATTTCAGTGCCTACAGCCACACCCGCTCGGACCAGCATCTCGTCGTCCAGATCGATGCCGCGATCAACCCCGGCAACTCGGGTGGCCCGGTACTACAGGACGGCAAGGTCGTAGGCGTGGCATTCCAAGGACTGCGCTCAGCCGACAACACGGGTTACATGATCCCGACACCTGTTGTCCGGAGGTTCCTCAAGGATATCGAAGATGGCCGGTATGACAAATACGTTGATATTGGTATCGCGGAGTTCCCTTTGTTCAATCCCGCCATGCGGAAAAAATTCGGTCTCGGCCCGAGTTCTCCCGGAGTGCTGGTGGCTGCGGTTACTCCCGACGGCCCCTGCGATGGCGTGTTAGAAAACAACGACATCCTCACCGCCATCAACGGCAACCCCGTCGATGCGGCCGGCAATATCCTCATCGATGATGAAAAGGTGAACATGAACGAGATCGTTGAACGCAAGTTCTCCGGCGACACCATCCAGCTGAGCATTCTGCGCAGCGGCAAAACCATGTCGCTGGACTGCACACTGAAACCCTTCCCTCCCAGCCAGATGTACTCGGTCCAGTATGGTGTCACACCACGCTACACGACTTTTGCCGGCCTTGTTTTCCAGCCCCTCGACCGCAACCTCTATGCAGCGCATAGTTTCACCAACACGCGTGTCCGCCGGCTCTTCGCCCACTACATCGATGAAGCGATCTTCAAAGAGCGTGAGGACATCGTCATCCTGACCAGCGTGCTGACAGATCCGGTCAATACCCACGTCAGCGGTCATGCGGGCACCGCCATCGAGTCCATCAACGGGGTGAAAATCACATCGCTGCAGCAAGTCCATGATTTACTGCATCCCAAGGAAACCCCCGGGTTTTTCATCATCAAATGCGAGGGTCTTGAGCGACCCATTGTCATTCCCGGCAACAAAGCCGCAGAATCCAGTCAACGCACCGAGACCAACTACGGCATCACCGCCCCCGCCTACCTCGGAAATTAA
- a CDS encoding glycosyltransferase family 9 protein, producing MSKLPDAVPCPDKPPLHLKGGYLCVASPGNFTEACFSVPAVRALRLFRPQATIAVLCPESQAGLWEVMPELNEVITYPDKASARQIASSLRDQEFTYESAIAWEAGEAAKAFARAEILQRLGYPAAGLKKYLTDVVEVVQSPGPIEHRVRHYLNFVGKLGGDAYVRANFQAPPLQPPPPRLQIVISPGSSYGPASEWPVERYKEVVDLMEARYPDIDWAIVGENVGKRKTDICDKLELLLEGRAKNFSKVWDRAKLIQSLPYSSALLACDGEVAHIAAHLGLPAAVIFGPNEPEWKRPLGRQSRVIREHVACSPCYLEKCPLDHRCQNEVTVEMVVAELEAALAVRYV from the coding sequence ATGTCCAAGCTCCCGGATGCCGTGCCCTGTCCCGACAAACCGCCTTTACATCTTAAAGGTGGCTATCTGTGTGTGGCGTCTCCGGGCAATTTTACCGAAGCCTGTTTTTCCGTGCCGGCGGTGCGGGCACTGCGCTTGTTTCGACCTCAGGCAACCATCGCGGTGCTGTGCCCTGAATCCCAGGCGGGTCTATGGGAGGTGATGCCCGAGCTGAATGAGGTGATTACTTACCCCGACAAGGCATCGGCCCGACAGATTGCGAGCAGCCTGCGTGATCAGGAATTCACATATGAATCAGCCATTGCCTGGGAGGCGGGAGAGGCGGCCAAGGCATTTGCCCGGGCTGAAATCCTGCAGCGGCTCGGCTATCCGGCAGCTGGATTGAAAAAATATCTAACTGATGTAGTGGAGGTGGTGCAGTCGCCTGGCCCGATTGAACACCGTGTCCGGCATTACTTGAACTTTGTGGGGAAGCTTGGCGGGGATGCCTATGTGCGTGCCAATTTCCAAGCGCCACCACTCCAGCCACCACCACCCCGGCTGCAGATTGTGATCTCCCCCGGCTCAAGTTATGGACCCGCCTCTGAGTGGCCGGTCGAGCGTTACAAAGAGGTAGTGGATCTGATGGAGGCCAGATACCCTGATATCGACTGGGCGATTGTCGGTGAGAACGTGGGAAAAAGAAAAACGGATATCTGTGACAAGCTGGAGCTGCTGCTGGAAGGGAGGGCCAAGAATTTTTCCAAGGTATGGGACCGGGCGAAGCTTATCCAGTCGTTACCCTATTCCAGTGCGCTGTTAGCCTGCGATGGAGAAGTTGCACACATCGCGGCCCATCTTGGATTGCCGGCCGCCGTTATTTTCGGACCTAATGAACCCGAATGGAAACGGCCCTTGGGTCGACAGAGCAGGGTGATCCGTGAGCACGTGGCATGTAGCCCTTGTTACCTGGAGAAATGTCCACTGGACCATCGGTGTCAGAATGAAGTGACCGTGGAGATGGTGGTTGCCGAGTTAGAAGCGGCCCTTGCGGTAAGGTATGTTTGA
- a CDS encoding PDZ domain-containing protein, translating into MKFSTTIITAALVIPLAFSSCCENKKAATTENSPGESATQPDPAANSLVRINSTIQMWSPAQPWDKSSPTNRRGLGAVLENNRVLTTAEMATNVTYIELENADSTHRLPAKVVAVDYEANLALLEPDNGDTEDFFKDLTPIQLGSAARIGNQVDVWQLEDNGMPLVTKATIQSVDIVSSFADGHYFITYQAKGSMQSAASSFTLPVIHHGKLLGLLSSYNSKDQIIDIIAPEIIQAFLNDTADGNYVGFPSLGIGITSTVDPNFRAWLKLPDDVGGLYVTRVRENSAAAKAGIEKGDVVIDIDGKDIGPRGYYTDEQYGRLFWSHLVRGSHQVGEEIHLTILRNGEKQKITSKLERPGKRLIASHTYDQAPRYLVKGGFIFQELTGTYLKAFGNDWETKAPLNLLDVLASPEDYEEGRNRIVFLSATIPTPATTGYESLRSLIINKVNGDTIADIPTLLKAFQKPGPDGLHTIEFTDGPPKTIYLDAATSDLVDAELLKRGIPALSRE; encoded by the coding sequence ATGAAATTTTCCACTACCATCATCACTGCCGCCCTTGTTATTCCACTCGCCTTTTCAAGCTGCTGCGAAAACAAAAAAGCGGCCACCACAGAAAATTCGCCTGGGGAATCCGCCACCCAGCCGGACCCGGCGGCCAACTCCCTCGTGCGAATCAATTCCACCATCCAAATGTGGAGCCCGGCCCAACCATGGGATAAATCCTCACCCACCAACCGACGCGGCCTCGGTGCGGTGCTTGAGAACAACCGCGTGCTGACCACGGCGGAGATGGCAACCAATGTGACTTATATTGAGTTGGAGAATGCCGACAGCACACACCGTCTTCCCGCCAAGGTGGTGGCCGTCGACTATGAAGCCAACCTGGCCCTGCTTGAGCCCGACAACGGAGATACCGAGGATTTTTTCAAGGATCTCACCCCCATTCAACTTGGCTCCGCTGCCAGGATTGGAAACCAGGTCGATGTCTGGCAGCTTGAGGACAACGGTATGCCCCTGGTGACCAAAGCTACCATCCAAAGTGTGGATATCGTTTCCAGTTTTGCCGACGGCCATTATTTTATCACGTATCAAGCCAAAGGCTCCATGCAAAGTGCCGCCAGTAGCTTTACCCTTCCTGTCATCCATCATGGAAAACTGTTAGGATTGCTCAGCAGCTACAACTCCAAGGACCAGATCATCGACATCATCGCCCCGGAAATCATCCAGGCCTTTCTCAACGACACTGCCGATGGCAACTACGTGGGCTTTCCCTCTCTTGGTATTGGCATCACCAGCACGGTCGATCCTAACTTCCGCGCCTGGCTGAAGCTGCCCGATGATGTCGGGGGACTCTATGTCACCCGCGTCCGTGAAAACAGCGCCGCCGCCAAAGCCGGAATCGAAAAAGGTGATGTGGTGATCGATATCGACGGTAAAGACATTGGCCCGAGAGGTTATTACACCGATGAACAATACGGCCGGCTTTTCTGGAGCCACCTTGTCCGTGGCAGCCATCAGGTCGGGGAGGAGATCCACCTTACCATCTTGCGTAATGGCGAAAAACAGAAGATCACCTCGAAACTTGAGCGCCCGGGCAAACGGCTGATCGCGTCGCATACCTACGACCAGGCACCCCGCTACCTCGTCAAAGGTGGATTCATTTTCCAAGAGCTCACAGGAACCTACCTGAAGGCATTTGGAAACGATTGGGAGACCAAGGCCCCGCTTAACCTGTTAGACGTTCTGGCGTCACCCGAGGATTACGAGGAAGGGCGGAATCGCATCGTCTTCCTCAGTGCCACCATCCCGACACCCGCCACCACCGGCTATGAAAGCTTGCGCAGCCTGATCATCAACAAAGTCAACGGCGATACCATCGCCGACATCCCGACACTGCTCAAAGCCTTCCAAAAACCCGGCCCCGACGGGCTGCACACGATTGAGTTCACCGACGGTCCGCCGAAGACCATTTACCTCGACGCCGCCACCTCTGACCTTGTCGACGCCGAGCTCCTCAAGCGGGGCATCCCCGCGCTATCGAGGGAGTAA